TGAAACGGGACAGGTCCTGAAAGCCGAGTCCCGAGGCGCCGCCTCGGCTCTCATTTTCGAACGGAAAATCGATCTGGCGGAATACCCCAACCTTTGCTGGCGTTGGAAGGTGGACAATATCGTGGCGAAGGGAGACGCCAGAAAAAAGGAAGGGGATGATTATGCCGCCAGGCTCTATGTTATCTTTCCCCACTGGTTCTTTCCGAAAACCCGAACAATCAATTACATCTGGGGCAACAAGCTGCCGCCCGGGGCGGTTGTGCCAAACCCCTTTACCTCCAATGCCATGATGGTTGCGGTCGAGAGCGGAAAGGAAAATATCGGCCAATGGAGGTCCGAATGCAGGAATGTCTCTGCCGACTATCGAGCGGCCTTCGGCGATGATGCGCCACCGGCCGGCGCCGTTGCCATTATGACCGATACGGACAACACCGGGGGGGCGGCCGCTGCTTGGTACGACGATATCCGGTTCCGGAAAGTACAGGATCGGTAGGGGCGTCTCGGTCATCCGGCTTTTCATGGGCGGTAAGGTTTAACCATCAGGAATCTATTCGGAAGGAGGCATTGTTATGGCCGAGATCATTCACACGTCGAAAATCACCATCACCAGAGACCGGGGACCGATCAGGAAAGCCTGGATAGAGGGTTTTGCCGAGCCCGTTTTTTACGGAGTTCACGGGGGGATCCGGGATTTCTACAAGGTTGATGAGGTGGAAGAGCATCCCGCCACCCTGGACCATATCAT
The genomic region above belongs to Syntrophotaleaceae bacterium and contains:
- a CDS encoding DUF3047 domain-containing protein, which encodes MKQLFPIILTLLLLPALFADAAETELVIDDFETGLRPGWAEKVLAGRTDYRVVRNETGQVLKAESRGAASALIFERKIDLAEYPNLCWRWKVDNIVAKGDARKKEGDDYAARLYVIFPHWFFPKTRTINYIWGNKLPPGAVVPNPFTSNAMMVAVESGKENIGQWRSECRNVSADYRAAFGDDAPPAGAVAIMTDTDNTGGAAAAWYDDIRFRKVQDR